In Methylotenera sp. L2L1, the following proteins share a genomic window:
- a CDS encoding proline--tRNA ligase — translation MRASQFFFNTQKEAPNEAELQSHILMVRAGLIKRLGSGLYSWMPLGLRVLRKVERVVREEMNNAGALELLMPAVQPKELWEETGRWAVFGPQMLKIQDRHEREFCFGPTHEEVITDIARKEIRSYKQLPLNFYQIQTKFRDEIRPRFGVMRAREFMMKDAYSFHTDFASLEKTYETMYQAYSNVFTRLGLKFRAVKADTGAIGGDGSHEFHVLADSGEDGLAYCETSDFAANVELAEAVPANNKRADATDSMREVDTPKQTACEDVAKLLEISIERTVKAIALIAKDATGNDKFYLALLRGDHHLNEVKLGKLAGFADFRFATEEEIRANLNCPPGFIGPVGVGANVTVIADKTVSLMSDFVCGANKPKYHLAGVNFGRDLPEPVVVADIRNVVAGDASPDGKGVLSLCRGIEVGHIFQLRTKYSEAMSATYLDENGQTQVMEMGCYGIGVSRIVGAAIEQGNDERGIIFPKSMAPFEVVICAIGYDKSEAVKAAANQLHDDLQAAGVDVLLDDRGERPGVMFAEADLMGIPHRFVIGERGLNEGNVEYKARTQADAQAVALASVVEFVQSLA, via the coding sequence ATGCGCGCCTCTCAATTTTTCTTTAATACTCAAAAAGAAGCCCCTAACGAAGCCGAACTGCAAAGCCATATCTTGATGGTGCGTGCAGGCCTGATTAAACGCTTAGGTTCAGGACTATATAGCTGGATGCCTTTAGGCTTGCGTGTGTTGCGTAAGGTCGAGCGCGTGGTGCGTGAGGAAATGAACAATGCGGGTGCGTTAGAGTTATTAATGCCGGCAGTACAGCCTAAAGAGCTGTGGGAAGAAACTGGCCGTTGGGCTGTGTTTGGTCCACAAATGCTTAAAATTCAAGATAGACACGAGCGTGAGTTTTGCTTTGGTCCAACGCATGAAGAAGTGATTACGGATATTGCGCGTAAAGAAATCCGCAGTTACAAGCAATTGCCACTTAACTTTTATCAAATACAGACTAAGTTCCGTGATGAGATTCGCCCACGCTTTGGTGTGATGCGTGCGCGTGAGTTTATGATGAAAGATGCGTATTCATTCCATACGGATTTTGCCTCTTTAGAAAAAACTTATGAAACGATGTATCAGGCTTACAGCAATGTATTCACGCGTTTAGGGCTTAAATTCCGCGCGGTAAAAGCAGACACAGGCGCGATTGGTGGCGATGGCTCTCATGAGTTTCACGTGTTGGCAGACTCCGGTGAAGATGGCTTAGCCTATTGCGAGACCTCAGATTTTGCAGCGAATGTGGAATTAGCTGAGGCGGTTCCAGCAAATAATAAGCGCGCAGATGCGACAGATAGCATGCGTGAAGTAGATACACCTAAACAAACTGCCTGTGAAGATGTGGCCAAGCTATTGGAAATCAGCATTGAGCGTACGGTGAAGGCGATTGCCTTGATTGCTAAAGATGCTACGGGCAATGACAAATTTTACTTAGCCTTATTGCGTGGTGACCATCACCTAAATGAAGTAAAACTAGGCAAGCTTGCAGGTTTTGCAGACTTCAGATTTGCTACTGAAGAAGAGATTCGCGCTAACCTTAACTGCCCACCTGGCTTTATCGGCCCTGTTGGCGTTGGTGCTAATGTGACGGTGATTGCAGATAAAACAGTGTCACTGATGAGTGATTTTGTGTGTGGTGCTAACAAGCCTAAATATCACTTAGCTGGTGTGAATTTTGGCCGTGATTTGCCTGAGCCTGTTGTCGTGGCAGACATCCGTAATGTGGTGGCGGGTGATGCTAGCCCTGATGGTAAAGGCGTATTGTCTTTATGCCGAGGCATCGAGGTTGGTCATATATTCCAACTACGTACCAAATACTCAGAAGCCATGAGCGCAACCTACCTAGATGAAAATGGACAAACCCAAGTAATGGAAATGGGTTGTTACGGGATTGGTGTATCGCGTATTGTGGGTGCTGCTATTGAGCAAGGCAATGACGAGCGCGGCATCATATTCCCTAAGAGCATGGCGCCATTTGAAGTGGTGATTTGTGCAATTGGCTATGATAAGTCTGAAGCGGTTAAAGCGGCAGCGAATCAACTACATGATGATTTGCAGGCAGCAGGTGTTGATGTGTTGCTAGATGACAGAGGTGAGCGTCCAGGTGTGATGTTTGCCGAGGCTGATTTAATGGGGATTCCGCATCGTTTCGTGATTGGTGAACGTGGCCTGAACGAAGGTAACGTCGAGTATAAGGCGAGAACACAAGCTGATGCACAGGCTGTAGCGTTGGCGTCTGTGGTTGAGTTTGTGCAGAGTTTGGCTTAG
- a CDS encoding LemA family protein — MKNLALRFFAILLVLSLTGCGYNTFQSLDEESKAGWSEVLNQYQRRADLVPNLVNVVKGYASHEKEVLTEVADARSKVGSMQVTPELLNDPEAFAKFQAAQGQLSSALSRLLAVSENYPNLKADQGFRDLQAQLEGTENRITVARNRYIETIKNYNIAVRSFPNNLTAMMLGYKAKPSFTVENEKAISVAPTVNFESK; from the coding sequence ATGAAAAATTTAGCGTTAAGATTTTTTGCGATATTACTTGTATTAAGTTTAACTGGTTGCGGGTACAACACCTTTCAATCGCTGGATGAGGAGTCAAAAGCTGGTTGGTCTGAAGTGCTGAATCAATACCAGCGCAGAGCCGATTTAGTGCCTAATTTGGTCAATGTGGTAAAAGGCTATGCCTCACATGAAAAAGAAGTGCTGACAGAAGTAGCGGATGCGCGTTCAAAAGTGGGCAGTATGCAAGTGACGCCTGAGTTATTGAATGATCCTGAGGCTTTTGCCAAATTTCAGGCAGCACAGGGACAGCTCAGTTCTGCATTGTCACGTTTGTTAGCGGTGTCAGAAAACTACCCTAATCTGAAAGCTGATCAAGGTTTTAGAGATCTACAGGCGCAGCTGGAAGGTACAGAAAACCGCATTACTGTTGCACGTAATCGTTATATTGAAACCATTAAAAACTACAATATTGCGGTGCGTAGTTTTCCTAATAATCTAACAGCAATGATGCTAGGTTATAAAGCGAAACCATCATTTACAGTAGAAAATGAGAAAGCGATTTCTGTCGCCCCTACTGTTAATTTTGAAAGTAAATAA
- the arfB gene encoding alternative ribosome rescue aminoacyl-tRNA hydrolase ArfB, translating into MHFIQIPEGEYELTAIRAQGAGGQNVNKVSSAIHLRFDIKASSLSDWLKERLLHIKDSRINDDGVLVIKAQQYRTQEANKKDAIQRLHEIINAANQVKPTRYATRPTYGSKQRRLESKSQRGHLKQLRGKIAGE; encoded by the coding sequence ATGCATTTCATTCAGATTCCAGAAGGTGAATACGAGCTGACTGCCATTCGCGCTCAGGGGGCGGGTGGTCAAAATGTCAATAAGGTATCGAGTGCAATTCATTTACGATTTGATATTAAGGCTTCAAGCCTAAGTGACTGGTTAAAGGAGCGCTTGCTCCATATTAAGGATAGTCGTATTAATGATGATGGCGTGTTGGTGATTAAGGCGCAACAATACCGTACGCAAGAAGCGAATAAGAAAGATGCAATTCAACGCTTGCATGAGATTATCAATGCGGCGAATCAGGTGAAACCCACACGCTATGCGACGCGGCCGACTTATGGATCTAAGCAGCGCAGGTTGGAAAGTAAGTCACAACGCGGGCATTTAAAGCAATTGCGTGGCAAAATAGCGGGGGAGTAA
- the tsaB gene encoding tRNA (adenosine(37)-N6)-threonylcarbamoyltransferase complex dimerization subunit type 1 TsaB produces MNLLAFDTSTEYLSLAVMRDSIVFKYDVLAGQTHSQIILPEIQRLLNQAELQLQDLNGLAFGAGPGSFTGVRIAAGVAQGLGFGANLPVVGVCTLMALAEASGESKVIACLDARMGEVYHAAYVKSASGWQAVIEPGLYKPDAVPAVVGDDWAGVGSGWQTYGEVLADAYRGQVQTTQPALLPIASAVLALAQPMLASGEANTAEHAMPIYIRNRVALKTAEREQGLRL; encoded by the coding sequence ATGAATCTATTAGCTTTTGATACCTCAACCGAATATTTGTCACTTGCCGTTATGCGAGATAGCATTGTCTTTAAGTATGATGTGTTGGCTGGGCAGACCCATTCACAAATTATTTTGCCAGAGATTCAACGTTTATTGAATCAAGCAGAGCTTCAATTACAGGATTTAAATGGGTTAGCGTTTGGCGCTGGGCCAGGCTCATTTACTGGTGTTCGTATCGCGGCTGGTGTGGCACAAGGCTTGGGCTTTGGGGCTAATTTGCCTGTGGTAGGTGTTTGTACCCTGATGGCGTTGGCTGAGGCAAGCGGTGAGTCTAAAGTGATTGCTTGTTTAGATGCTCGCATGGGTGAGGTTTATCATGCGGCCTATGTAAAAAGCGCTTCGGGGTGGCAGGCTGTCATCGAGCCAGGGTTGTATAAGCCTGATGCAGTGCCAGCGGTGGTCGGTGATGATTGGGCTGGTGTCGGTAGTGGTTGGCAAACTTATGGTGAAGTGTTGGCCGATGCATATCGTGGACAGGTACAAACGACACAGCCGGCTTTGTTGCCGATAGCGAGTGCTGTTTTGGCATTAGCGCAGCCGATGCTTGCATCAGGTGAGGCGAACACTGCTGAGCATGCCATGCCAATCTATATCCGTAATCGAGTCGCTCTTAAGACTGCGGAACGAGAGCAGGGCTTACGTTTATGA
- a CDS encoding S41 family peptidase, with amino-acid sequence MQVNNKHHRFTKIGLVGSGLILGLMLSLTYSAVAEKMVKPQLPLDDLRAFAEVFGKIKTDYVETVEDKKLISEAISGMLTGLDPHSTYMDPDAFKDMQVATQGEFGGLGIEVGMEDGVVKVISPIEDSPAYAAGLKSGDLIVKLDETPVKGMTLNDAVKRMRGKPDTQIVLTVVRKTETKPLKFTLTRAIIKSKSVKYKLTEPGYAYARVTQFQERTGEDLAKAIKTMHDENKGAFKGFILDLRNDPGGLLNGAVGVSAAFLPKGELVVYTEGRAPDSKMQLTAVPENYVRGGAANDYIRDLPADLKTVPMVVLINSGSASASEIVAGALQDHKRAAVLGTQSFGKGSVQTIMPMNNGAAIKLTTARYFTPKGRSIQAKGIVPDYIVEDGTDQSGAIHEADLSRHLSNPKDGEANKPADTANSAKEAAKEKLNEKKFAEPSAPIEPASKDDIQFTQAMNLLKGLPVIQSAPVVKAETPKTE; translated from the coding sequence ATGCAAGTAAATAATAAACATCACAGGTTTACAAAAATTGGGCTAGTTGGCTCAGGTTTGATACTTGGCCTAATGCTAAGCCTAACCTACTCTGCAGTGGCAGAGAAAATGGTTAAACCACAATTGCCGTTGGATGATCTACGTGCTTTTGCAGAAGTGTTTGGCAAAATCAAAACTGATTACGTTGAGACTGTTGAAGACAAAAAATTAATCTCTGAGGCAATCAGCGGCATGCTGACTGGGTTAGACCCTCACTCGACTTACATGGATCCTGATGCATTTAAAGACATGCAAGTTGCCACACAAGGTGAGTTTGGTGGCTTAGGCATTGAAGTTGGCATGGAAGACGGCGTAGTGAAAGTCATCTCACCGATAGAAGACTCACCAGCGTATGCAGCCGGCCTTAAAAGCGGTGACTTGATTGTAAAACTTGATGAAACGCCAGTAAAAGGCATGACCTTAAATGACGCGGTTAAACGCATGCGCGGCAAACCAGATACGCAAATTGTGTTAACCGTGGTGCGTAAAACTGAGACCAAACCACTCAAGTTCACATTGACGCGCGCAATCATCAAAAGTAAAAGTGTGAAATACAAATTGACCGAGCCAGGTTATGCCTACGCACGCGTCACGCAATTCCAAGAGCGCACTGGTGAAGATCTTGCAAAAGCCATTAAAACCATGCATGACGAAAACAAAGGCGCTTTCAAAGGCTTTATTCTAGACCTGCGCAACGACCCGGGTGGTTTACTGAATGGTGCGGTAGGTGTATCAGCAGCGTTCTTACCAAAAGGTGAGTTGGTGGTGTATACCGAAGGTCGTGCGCCTGATTCTAAAATGCAATTGACTGCTGTGCCAGAGAACTACGTACGTGGCGGTGCTGCTAATGATTATATTCGCGACTTACCAGCAGACTTAAAAACCGTGCCGATGGTGGTATTGATTAACAGCGGCTCAGCATCTGCTTCTGAAATTGTTGCTGGCGCATTACAAGACCACAAACGTGCTGCAGTATTGGGTACGCAAAGTTTTGGTAAAGGCTCAGTGCAAACCATTATGCCGATGAATAACGGTGCTGCGATTAAATTAACAACAGCACGTTACTTTACGCCTAAAGGTCGTTCGATTCAGGCAAAAGGCATTGTGCCTGATTACATTGTTGAGGATGGCACAGACCAATCTGGTGCAATTCATGAGGCGGACTTATCTCGTCACTTGTCTAACCCTAAAGATGGCGAAGCCAACAAGCCAGCAGACACGGCTAACAGTGCAAAAGAAGCAGCAAAAGAGAAATTGAACGAAAAGAAATTTGCAGAACCTAGTGCACCTATCGAACCTGCAAGTAAAGATGATATCCAGTTTACTCAAGCGATGAATCTGCTTAAAGGCTTGCCTGTGATTCAGTCTGCCCCAGTAGTGAAAGCGGAAACACCAAAAACTGAGTAG
- a CDS encoding TPM domain-containing protein — MISVSSLFRASLFALCVMLFASFNVHAELVSIPVLQHRVTDLTQTLIPEQQSALEQKIAAFEQEKGSQIAVLIVPTTQPEVIEQYSIRVAEAWKLGREKEDDGVLLVVAKDDRKMRIEVGYGLEGAIPDLIAKRVITEVMAPHFRQGDFYGGITKAVDAIIGLVAGEQLPAPAKQNNQGSFTDFLPLLLIGGLILGGLLRAIFGDFFGGVLNGGAIAMLAWFFGVALLIALLLGVVVFVLTLIGPAGLGNFGGGTYSGGHSSDSWSGGGGGDFGGGGASGDW; from the coding sequence GTGATTAGCGTGTCTTCATTGTTTAGAGCAAGCTTGTTTGCACTTTGCGTGATGCTATTTGCATCGTTTAATGTGCATGCCGAGCTTGTATCTATTCCCGTTTTACAGCACCGCGTTACCGATTTAACCCAAACATTAATCCCAGAACAGCAAAGTGCCCTTGAGCAAAAAATAGCGGCATTTGAGCAAGAAAAAGGCAGCCAGATTGCTGTCTTGATTGTGCCCACTACCCAGCCCGAGGTGATTGAGCAATATAGTATCCGTGTTGCTGAGGCTTGGAAGCTGGGGCGCGAGAAAGAAGATGACGGTGTGCTATTGGTCGTAGCAAAAGATGACCGCAAAATGCGGATTGAAGTCGGGTATGGTTTAGAAGGCGCGATCCCTGACTTAATTGCCAAGCGTGTGATTACGGAAGTCATGGCGCCGCATTTTAGACAGGGTGATTTTTATGGCGGTATCACTAAAGCGGTGGATGCTATCATCGGCTTAGTTGCGGGTGAGCAGTTGCCGGCACCTGCTAAGCAAAATAATCAGGGCAGTTTTACCGACTTTTTACCCTTGCTGCTGATAGGCGGATTGATATTAGGTGGTTTGTTACGCGCAATATTTGGTGATTTCTTCGGCGGTGTGTTGAATGGCGGCGCGATTGCCATGCTAGCTTGGTTTTTTGGCGTAGCTTTGTTAATTGCATTGCTGTTAGGTGTTGTCGTATTTGTACTGACATTGATAGGTCCTGCAGGGTTAGGAAATTTTGGTGGCGGTACATATAGCGGGGGACATTCCTCCGATAGCTGGAGTGGCGGTGGCGGCGGTGATTTTGGCGGCGGCGGCGCGTCAGGAGATTGGTAA
- the rimI gene encoding ribosomal protein S18-alanine N-acetyltransferase, whose protein sequence is MSAVLKPNYQFRAMTERDLDAIMEIEPHIYSHPWTRGNFADSLKSAHSAWVMVQDTNIIGYALMMMVLDEAHLLNLSISQSYQKQGLGRLLLEHMIYISQELKAANMFLEVRASNISAIALYENIGFNEMAVRRGYYPAHHGREDAILMGLAI, encoded by the coding sequence ATGAGTGCCGTACTTAAACCAAACTACCAGTTCCGTGCGATGACTGAGCGCGATTTAGACGCTATTATGGAAATTGAGCCGCATATTTACTCGCACCCTTGGACGCGCGGAAACTTTGCGGACTCCCTTAAATCGGCGCATAGTGCATGGGTGATGGTGCAAGATACCAATATCATTGGGTACGCCTTGATGATGATGGTGTTAGATGAGGCACATTTGTTAAACTTAAGTATCAGTCAATCATATCAAAAACAAGGATTGGGACGGCTTTTATTGGAGCACATGATATACATTTCGCAAGAGCTCAAAGCCGCCAATATGTTTTTAGAGGTAAGAGCCAGTAATATTTCTGCCATCGCTTTATATGAGAATATTGGATTCAATGAAATGGCTGTGCGCCGAGGGTATTACCCAGCGCATCATGGACGTGAAGACGCAATTTTAATGGGATTGGCAATATGA
- a CDS encoding ATP-dependent DNA helicase — protein sequence MSEYNIRQVFEKDGLLASHIAGYHERTQQLEMALAIADAIENNTQLVAEAGTGTGKTFAYLVPALLTGGKVIISTGTKNLQDQLFSRDLPNVRDALKVPVTVAMLKGRSNYVCHYHLERAVNEGRFAARDDAQYVHLIKTFSEHSKTGDKGELNTVPENATIWANVTSTRDNCLGGDCNFYKECFVMEARKQALAADVVVVNHHLFFADVMLRDEGVAELLPSANTVIFDEAHQLPEVAGLFFGEDISTSQLLELARDCTAAHLSLAKDCVQLGEVIPVLEKACKDFRLIFAYEGSRMPVQKALALKDFQSSFEHMQAQLQALSAVLETQAARDPLLEKCWQRSMALHDLLSRWHAAENNNLVRWVEVFTQSVQLHATPLSVAEGFGKQLNAQPRAWVFTSATLAVKNDFSHYLAQMGLQDAHTASWQSPFNYQEQALFYVPPEMPDPNSPSYTACVVAAALPVLQASGGRAFVLSTSLRAMREIHALLKDAFAENGIESPLLLQGDTSRTELLERFRQLGNAVLVGSQSFWEGVDVRGEALSVVIIDKLPFAPPDDPVLSARVDKLNAEGKNAFMEYQLPYSVITLKQGAGRLIRDENDRGVLMICDPRLITKSYGKRIWQSLPPFKRTRVLSDVQAFFSNH from the coding sequence ATGAGTGAATACAATATCCGCCAAGTTTTTGAAAAAGATGGCCTTTTAGCTTCGCATATTGCTGGTTATCATGAACGTACCCAGCAATTAGAAATGGCATTGGCGATTGCTGATGCCATTGAAAATAATACCCAGCTGGTTGCGGAAGCAGGGACCGGCACGGGGAAGACATTTGCCTATTTAGTGCCTGCATTATTGACCGGCGGTAAGGTCATTATTTCGACTGGCACTAAGAACTTGCAAGACCAATTGTTCAGCCGTGACCTGCCGAATGTGCGCGATGCCCTTAAAGTACCTGTGACTGTGGCTATGCTAAAGGGGCGCTCAAACTATGTCTGCCATTACCATTTAGAGCGTGCGGTGAATGAAGGGCGTTTTGCTGCGCGAGATGATGCACAGTACGTGCATCTGATTAAGACCTTTTCTGAGCATAGCAAAACTGGCGATAAAGGCGAGCTGAATACCGTGCCTGAGAATGCCACGATATGGGCCAACGTCACTTCAACCCGTGATAATTGCTTGGGTGGTGATTGTAACTTCTATAAAGAATGCTTTGTCATGGAGGCTCGCAAGCAAGCGCTGGCGGCCGATGTGGTGGTCGTGAATCATCACTTGTTTTTTGCTGACGTGATGCTGCGCGATGAAGGTGTGGCTGAGTTATTGCCTAGTGCCAATACTGTAATTTTTGATGAGGCGCATCAGTTGCCAGAGGTGGCGGGGCTGTTTTTTGGTGAGGATATTTCTACCAGCCAATTGCTAGAGCTTGCGCGAGACTGCACAGCAGCACACTTGAGCCTTGCCAAAGATTGTGTGCAGCTGGGTGAGGTGATTCCAGTATTAGAAAAAGCGTGCAAAGACTTTAGGCTGATTTTTGCCTATGAAGGCTCACGCATGCCAGTGCAGAAAGCGTTGGCGCTTAAAGACTTTCAATCTTCTTTTGAGCATATGCAGGCGCAGTTACAAGCGCTATCGGCTGTATTGGAAACCCAAGCGGCACGTGACCCATTGTTAGAAAAATGCTGGCAACGCAGTATGGCATTACACGATTTACTCAGCAGATGGCACGCAGCTGAAAACAATAATCTGGTGCGCTGGGTGGAAGTGTTTACACAGTCGGTACAGTTGCATGCGACGCCACTGAGCGTTGCCGAAGGTTTTGGTAAACAATTGAACGCACAGCCGCGGGCATGGGTATTTACTTCAGCGACATTAGCCGTGAAAAATGACTTTAGCCATTATTTAGCGCAAATGGGTTTGCAAGATGCGCATACCGCTTCGTGGCAAAGTCCGTTTAACTATCAGGAACAGGCCTTATTTTATGTGCCACCTGAAATGCCAGATCCTAACAGCCCATCTTATACAGCTTGTGTCGTTGCTGCAGCATTGCCGGTATTGCAAGCAAGTGGCGGGCGGGCGTTTGTGCTTTCTACTAGTTTGCGGGCAATGCGTGAAATACATGCCTTGCTGAAGGATGCATTTGCAGAAAATGGTATCGAGAGCCCCTTGTTATTGCAGGGTGATACTTCGCGGACTGAGTTGCTTGAGCGCTTCCGGCAATTGGGCAATGCAGTGCTGGTTGGCAGTCAGAGCTTTTGGGAAGGTGTGGATGTGCGCGGCGAGGCGTTAAGTGTTGTCATCATCGACAAGTTGCCGTTTGCACCGCCTGATGATCCAGTGTTATCGGCACGTGTAGATAAGCTCAATGCGGAAGGTAAAAACGCGTTTATGGAGTACCAGCTTCCCTATTCAGTGATTACCTTAAAACAAGGCGCAGGACGTTTGATTCGCGATGAAAACGATAGAGGCGTGCTGATGATTTGTGATCCGCGCTTGATTACCAAATCTTACGGTAAACGTATTTGGCAAAGCTTGCCGCCATTTAAACGCACACGTGTATTGAGTGATGTGCAGGCGTTTTTTTCCAATCATTAA
- a CDS encoding ferritin-like domain-containing protein has product MSDQHDNSPIVDALNTILEFELAGVVRYTHYSLMVFGYNRIPIVSWLRSQATESLDHANKAGEIITHLGGHPSLSIGPLLETHNHDIGDILRESLAHETAALNAYKALLKLVDGGSVMLEEYAREMIYQEELHLGEVDKMLRKPGDLAKFHG; this is encoded by the coding sequence ATGTCAGATCAACACGATAACAGTCCAATAGTGGATGCGCTCAATACGATTTTAGAGTTCGAATTAGCAGGCGTTGTAAGATATACCCATTACTCATTAATGGTGTTTGGATATAACCGTATTCCTATTGTGTCTTGGTTGCGGAGTCAGGCGACTGAGTCTTTAGATCATGCGAACAAGGCAGGTGAAATTATTACGCATTTAGGTGGGCATCCTTCATTGTCGATAGGCCCGTTACTTGAAACGCATAACCATGATATTGGCGATATCTTGCGCGAATCTTTAGCACATGAAACAGCGGCGCTTAATGCTTATAAAGCATTGCTCAAATTAGTCGATGGCGGTTCTGTGATGCTAGAAGAGTATGCGCGTGAAATGATCTATCAAGAAGAGCTTCACTTGGGTGAGGTTGATAAAATGTTACGTAAGCCTGGTGATTTAGCTAAGTTTCATGGCTAA
- a CDS encoding SelT/SelW/SelH family protein has protein sequence MSRYIVEITYCTQCRWLLRAAWLAQELLTTFEQDLYSVALKPGTGGVFEVTLNDELIFSRKEAGRFPEAKEIKQLVRDKVDPARHLGHSDKTYVDN, from the coding sequence TTGAGTAGATATATTGTTGAAATCACCTATTGCACGCAATGCCGTTGGCTATTGCGTGCCGCATGGCTGGCACAGGAGCTGTTGACTACGTTTGAGCAGGATCTCTACAGCGTAGCGCTGAAGCCTGGTACAGGCGGTGTGTTTGAGGTGACCTTGAATGACGAACTGATTTTTTCTAGAAAAGAGGCGGGAAGGTTTCCTGAAGCTAAAGAGATTAAGCAGTTGGTGCGTGATAAAGTAGACCCAGCGCGTCATTTGGGGCATAGTGATAAAACGTATGTTGATAACTAG
- a CDS encoding C40 family peptidase, whose protein sequence is MSKLNYYHYLLCIALALVSTSCAATPNALSNTTDLAQAATEKGHAENSQHWPDRAREVLVNALSLTGIAYKYGGSTPETGFDCSGFVRYVYQQATSLTLPHGAKAISQLGKTVSKSELQPGDLVFFNTLKSTFSHVGIYVGNNRFIHSPSSGGGVRVDDMQSSYWNKRFNGAQRIDSEQKLNETQKH, encoded by the coding sequence GTGTCAAAACTTAATTACTATCATTATTTGCTCTGCATTGCGCTTGCTCTGGTCAGCACTTCCTGTGCTGCAACGCCCAATGCTTTAAGCAACACGACAGACCTAGCCCAAGCTGCCACAGAAAAGGGCCATGCTGAGAATAGTCAGCACTGGCCGGATCGTGCACGCGAAGTGCTAGTCAATGCACTAAGCCTCACCGGCATTGCCTATAAATACGGTGGCAGTACACCAGAAACTGGTTTTGATTGCAGCGGTTTTGTCAGATATGTGTACCAACAAGCGACGAGCTTAACGCTGCCACATGGCGCTAAAGCCATTAGCCAACTAGGAAAAACTGTTTCCAAAAGTGAACTGCAGCCGGGAGATTTGGTATTTTTTAATACGTTAAAATCAACATTTTCACATGTCGGTATTTATGTGGGAAATAATCGGTTTATTCACTCGCCGAGTAGCGGTGGCGGTGTGCGCGTAGACGACATGCAAAGCAGCTATTGGAATAAACGATTCAATGGTGCCCAGCGGATAGATTCAGAGCAAAAACTAAACGAAACTCAAAAGCATTAA
- a CDS encoding TPM domain-containing protein — translation MAAKFMKRWYIKRWCLKRWCRHLCILPGAVKKHFSHAAIQRIEAAIANSEALHLGEIRFAVEAKLSLLELMRRKTAKQRALEVFSELKVWDTAQNNGVLIYLLLADHDFEILADRGIHQHVRSAGWEQISRQMELMFRQGQFEAGVIYGISKISEHLIQYYPAKGENHNELPNAPVIL, via the coding sequence ATGGCAGCTAAATTCATGAAGCGCTGGTATATAAAACGCTGGTGTCTAAAACGTTGGTGTCGACACCTCTGCATTTTACCTGGCGCAGTTAAAAAGCATTTTTCTCATGCTGCAATACAACGTATTGAAGCTGCTATCGCCAATAGTGAAGCGTTGCATTTAGGCGAGATTCGTTTTGCAGTTGAGGCTAAATTATCGTTGTTAGAACTGATGCGCAGGAAAACAGCTAAACAACGTGCGTTGGAGGTTTTTTCAGAATTAAAAGTTTGGGATACCGCGCAAAATAATGGGGTGTTGATCTACCTGTTGTTAGCAGACCATGATTTTGAGATTCTGGCCGATCGTGGCATACATCAGCATGTGAGAAGTGCTGGTTGGGAGCAGATTAGCCGCCAAATGGAACTTATGTTCAGGCAAGGACAATTTGAGGCTGGCGTGATTTACGGTATATCAAAGATTAGCGAACACCTTATTCAATATTACCCAGCTAAGGGTGAAAATCATAATGAGCTACCTAACGCCCCAGTTATTTTATAG